The DNA window CCCGGCCACCAGGTACCGTTCGGCGGTCGCGAGATGCCGCTGCCCTACGGTTGGGGCACCGGGGGGATTCAGCTCACCGCCAGCCTGCTCGGCCGCGACGACGTGCTCAAGGTGATCGATCAGGGCGCCGACGACACCACCAACGCGGTCAGCATCCGCGCCTTCTTCGCTCGCGTCGCCGGCGTCGAGACCACCACCTCGACCCGTGCGGCGAGCCTGATCCAGACTCGCCATCGGATTCCCGAGGCGCCGCTCGCGCCGGGCCAGCTGCTGGTGTTCCAGGTGCCGATTCCCGAGCCTTTGCGTTTCATCGAGCCCTCCGAGCGCGAGACCCGGCTGATGCATGCGCTCGAGGAGTACGGGGTGATGCACGTCAAGCTCTACGAGGACATCGCCCGTCATGGCCACATCGCCACCAGCTACGCCTATCCGGTCAAGGTCGATGGACGTTACGTGATGGATCCTTCGCCCATTCCCAAGTTCGATAACCCCAAGCTCGACATGAGCCCAGCGCTGATGCTGTTCGGCGCCGGACGCGAGAAACGGCTCTATGCGCTGCCGCCCTACACTCGGGTCGAGAGCCTCGATTTCGAGGACCACCCCTTCGAGCGCCAGCGCTGGGAGGAGCCCTGCGCGCTGTGCGGCGCGCGCGACAGCTTCCTCGACGAACTGATCACCGACGATGCAGGTACGCGGATGTTCGTCTGCTCCGACACCGATCACTGCGCCGAGCGGCTGAGCGCGGCGGCGAACGAAGGAGCGCGGCCATGAGCCTGGATTCGATTCCTTTCTTGCGTCCTTCGCTGAGTGCGCATCCCTTGCTCGAGGCGACGGGGCTTTCGCGCGACTACGGCGGTGGCCAGGGCTGCCGAGGCGTCGACTTGCGCCTGCACCAAGGCGAGGTGCTCGGCATCGTCGGCGAGTCCGGCTCCGGCAAGTCTACCCTGCTGCGGATGCTCGCCGGGCGCGAAAGCCCTGACCGCGGCAGGGTGCTCTACCACCGCGAGGATGGCGGCACGCTCGATATCCATGCCGCACGGGAAGCCGAGCGTCGCCGGCTCGCCCGCGATGCCTTGGGTCTGGTTCACCAGCACCCGCGCGATGGGCTGCGCATGAATGTCTCCGCCGGTGCCAACATCGCCGAGCGGTTGATGAGCCGCGGCGAGCGCCACTACGGCCGGCTGCGTGCACAAGCGCTTGCCT is part of the Halotalea alkalilenta genome and encodes:
- the phnK gene encoding phosphonate C-P lyase system protein PhnK; its protein translation is MSLDSIPFLRPSLSAHPLLEATGLSRDYGGGQGCRGVDLRLHQGEVLGIVGESGSGKSTLLRMLAGRESPDRGRVLYHREDGGTLDIHAAREAERRRLARDALGLVHQHPRDGLRMNVSAGANIAERLMSRGERHYGRLRAQALAWMAQVELDPVRIDDLPVTFSGGMQQRLQIARVLVTRPRLVLMDEPTGGLDVSVQARLLDLLRTLVRELGLSVVLVTHDLAVARLLAHRLLVMQHGRVVESGLTDQVLDDPQHAYSQLLVSSVLTP
- a CDS encoding alpha-D-ribose 1-methylphosphonate 5-phosphate C-P-lyase PhnJ, translated to MSSIDADALQNTEEQPAPGYNFAYLDEQTKRMIRRALLKAVAIPGHQVPFGGREMPLPYGWGTGGIQLTASLLGRDDVLKVIDQGADDTTNAVSIRAFFARVAGVETTTSTRAASLIQTRHRIPEAPLAPGQLLVFQVPIPEPLRFIEPSERETRLMHALEEYGVMHVKLYEDIARHGHIATSYAYPVKVDGRYVMDPSPIPKFDNPKLDMSPALMLFGAGREKRLYALPPYTRVESLDFEDHPFERQRWEEPCALCGARDSFLDELITDDAGTRMFVCSDTDHCAERLSAAANEGARP